The window CTGAAGCAGACACACCACAACACGTGGCCGAGCCTCAGGTGTGACGGGCAGTAGATCACTGAAGcagacacaccacaacacgggcccgagcctcaggtgtgacgggcagtagatcactgaagcagacacaccacaacacgggaccgagcctcaggtgtgacgggcagtagatcactgaagcagacacaccacaacacgggcccgagcctcaggtgtgacgggcagtagatcactgaagcagacacaccacaacacgggcccgagcctcaggtgtgacgggcagtagatcactgaagcagacacaccacaacacggGCACGTGCCTCAGGTGTGACGGGCAGTAGATCACTGAAGCAGACACACCCCAACACGGGCCCGAGCCTCAGGTGTGACGGGCAGTAGATCACTGAAGCAGACACACCCCAACACGGGCCCGAGCCTCAGGTGTGACGGGCAGTAGATCACTGAAGCAGACACACCCCAACACGTGGCCGAGCCTCAGGTGTGACGGGCAGTAGATCACTGAAGCAGACACACCCCAACATGTGGCCGAGCCTCAGGTGTGACGGGCAGTAGATCACTGAAGcagacacaccacaacacggGCCCGAGCCTCAGGTGTGACGGGCAGTAGATCACTGAAGCAGACACACCACAACACGTGGCCCAGCCTCAGGTGTGACGGGCAGTAGATCACTGAAGcagacacaccacaacacgggcccgagcctcaggtgtgacaggcagtagatcactgaagcatacacaccacaacacgggcCCGAGCCTCAGCTGTGACGGGCAGTAGATCACTGAAGcagacacaccacaacacgggcccgagcctcaggtgtgacgggcagtagatcactgaagcagacacaccacaacacgggcccgagcctcaggtgtgacgggcagtagatcactgaagcagacacaccacaacacgggcccgagcctcaggtgtgacgggcagtagatcactgaagcagacacaccacaacacggGCCCGAGCCTCAGGTGTGACGGGCAGTAGATCACTGAAGTAGACACACCACAACACGGGCCCGAGCCTCAGGTGTTACGGGCAGTAGATCACTGAAGCAGACACACCACAACACGTGGCCGAGCCTCAGGTGTGACGGGCAGTAGATCACTGAAGcagacacaccacaacacgggcccgagcctcaggtgtgacgggcagtagatcactgaagcagacacaccacaacacgggcccgagcctcaggtgtgacgggcagtagatcactgaagcagacacaccacaacacggGCCCGAGCCTCAGGTGTGAAGGGCAGTAGATCACTGAAGCAGACACACCACAACACGTGGCCGAGCCTCAGGTGTGACGGGCAGTAGATCACTGAAGcagacacaccacaacacgggcccgagcctcaggtgtgacgggcagtagatcactgaagcagacacaccacaacacgggcccgagcctcaggtgtgacgggcagtagatcactgaagcagacacaccacaacacgggcccgagcctcaggtgtgacgggcagtagatcactgaagcagacacaccacaacacgggcccgagcctcaggtgtgacgggcagtagatcactgaagcagacacaccacaacacggGCCCGAGCCTCAGGTGTGACGGGCAGTAGATCACTGAAGCAGACACACCACAACACGTGCCCGAACCTCAGGTGTGACGGGCAGTAGATCACTGAAGcagacacaccacaacacgggcccgagcctcaggtgtgacgggcagtagatcactgaagcagacacaccacaacacgggcacgagcctcaggtgtgacgggcagtagatcactgaagcagacacaccacaacacgggcccgagcctcaggtgtcacgggcagtagatcactgaagcagacacaccacaacacggGCCCGAGCCTCAGGTGTGACAGGCAGTAGATCACTGAAGCAGACACACCGCAACACGGGCCCGAGCCTCAGATGTGACGGGCAGTAGATCACTGAAGCAGACACACCCCAACACGTGGCCGAGCCTCAGGTGTGACGGGCAGTAGATCACTGAAGCAGACACACCCCAACATGTGGCCGAGCCTCAGGTGTGACGGGCAGTAGATCACTGAAGcagacacaccacaacacggGCCCGAGCCTCAGGTGTGACGGGCAGTAGATCACTGAAGCAGACACACCACAACACGTGGCCCAGCCTCAGGTGTGACGGGCAGTAGATCACTGAAGcagacacaccacaacacgggcccgagcctcaggtgtgacaggcagtagatcactgaagcatacacaccacaacacgggcCCGAGCCTCAGCTGTGACGGGCAGTAGATCACTGAAGcagacacaccacaacacgggcccgagcctcaggtgtgacgggcagtagatcactgaagcagacacaccacaacacgggcccgagcctcaggtgtgacgggcagtagatcactgaagcagacacaccacaacacgggtccgagcctcaggtgtgacgggcagtagatcactgaagcagacacaccacaacacggGCCCGAGCCTCAGGTGTGACGGGCAGTAGATCACTGAAGTAGACACACCACAACACGGGCCCGAGCCTCAGGTGTTACGGGCAGTAGATCACTGAAGCAGACACACCACAACACGTGGCCGAGCCTCAGGTGTGACGGGCAGTAGATCACTGAAGCAGACACACCTCAACACGGGCCCGAGCCTCAGGTGTGACGGGCAGTAGATCACTGAAGcagacacaccacaacacgggaccgagcctcaggtgtgacgggcagtagatcactgaagcagacacaccacaacacgggcccgagcctcaggtgtgacgggcagtagatcactgaagcagacacaccacaacacgtggccgagcctcaggtgtgacgggcagtagatcactgaagcagacacaccacaacacgggcccgagcctcaggtgtgacgggcagtagatcactgaagcagacacaccacaacacgtggccgagcctcaggtgtgacgggcagtagatcactgaagcagacacaccacaacacggGCCCGAGCCTCTGGTGTGACGGGCAGTAGATCACTGAAGcagacacaccacaacacggGCACGTGCCTCAGGTGTGACGGGCAGTAGATCACTGAAGCAGACACACCCCAACACGGGCCCGAGCCTCAGGTGTGACGGGCAGTAGATCACTGAAGCAGACACACCCCAACACGGGCCCGAGCCTCAGGTGTGACGGGCAGTAGATCACTGAAGCAGACACACCACAACACGTGGCCGAGCCTCAGGTGTGACGGGCAGTAGATCACTGAAGcagacacaccacaacacgggcccgagcctcaggtgtgacgggcagtagatcactgaagcagacacaccacaacacggGCCCGAGCCTCAGGTGTGACGGGCAGTAGATCACTGAAGTAGACACACCACAACACGGGCCCGAGCCTCAGGTGTTACGGGCAGTAGATCACTGAAGCAGACACACCACAACACGTGGCCGAGCCTCAGGTGTGACGGGCAGTAGATCACTGAAGcagacacaccacaacacgggcccgagcctcaggtgtgacgggcagtagatcactgaagcagacacaccacaacacgggcccgagcctcaggtgtgacgggcagtagatcactgaagcagacacaccacaacacggGCCTGAGCCTCAGGTGTGACGGGCAGTAGATCACTGAAGCAGACACACCACAACACGTGGCCGAGCCTCAGGTGTGACGGGCAGTAGATCACTGAAGcagacacaccacaacacggGCCCGAGCCTCAGGTGTGACGGGCAGTAGATCACTGAAGCAGACACACCACAACACGTGGCCATGCTCACTATCCTCTTGTGTTGGTGTCAGTACCACTTGAAGATTGTCGCTAAGGTGCTGTAATATGGTGCCTGAATCTGTGCTTGTAGACCAGAGCTGTGTTGGTAGACCAGAGCTGTGTTGGTAGACCAGAGCTGTGCTGGTAGACCAGAGCTGTGCTGGTAGACCAGAGCTGTGCTGGTAGACCAGAGCTGTGCTGGTAGACCAGAGCTGTGCTGGTAGACCAGAGCTGTGCTGGTAGACCAGAGCTGTGCTGGTAGACCAGAGCTGTGCTGGTAGACCAGAGCTGTGTTGGTAGACCAGAGCTGTGCTGGTAGACCAGAGCTGTGCTGGTAGACCAGAGCTGTGTTGGTAGACCAGAGCTGTGTTGGTAGACCAGAGCTGTGCTGGTAGACCAGAGCTGTGCTGGTAGACCAGAGCTGTGTTGGTAGACCAGAGCTGTGTTGGTAGACCAGAGCTGTGCTGGTAGACCAGAGCTGTGCTGGTAGACCAGAGCTGTGCTGGTAGACCAGAGCTGTGCTGGTAGACCAGAGCTGTGCTGGTAGACCAGAGCTGTGCTGGTAGACCAGAGCTGTGTTGGTAGACCAGAGCTGTGCTGGTAGACCAGAGCTGTGCTGGTAGACCAGAGCTGTGCTGGTAGACCAGAGCTGTGCTGGTAGACCAGAGCTGTGCTGGTAGACCAGAGCTGTGCTGGTAGACCAGAGCTGTGCTGGTAGACCAGAGCTGTGTTGGTAGACCAGAGCTGTGCTGGTAGACCAGAGCTGTGCTGGTAGACCAGAGCTGTGCTGGTAGACCAGAGCTGTGCTGGTAGACCAGAGCTGTGCTGGTAGACCAGAGCTGTGCTGGTAGACCAGAGCTGTGTTGGTAGACCAGAGCTGTGCTGGTAGACCAGAGCTGTGCTGGTAGACTAGAGCTGTGCTGGTAGACCAGAGCTGTGCTGGTAGACCAGAGCTGTGTTGGTAGACCAGAGCTGTGCTGGTAGACCAGAGCTGTGCTGGTAGACCAGAGCTGTGCTGGTAGACCAGAGCTGTGCTGGTAGACCAGAGCTGTGTTGGTAGACCAGAGCTGTGTTGGTAGACCAGAGCTGTGCTGGTAGACCAGAGCTGTGCTGGTAGAACAGAGCTGTGCTGGTACCAAAGTTAACATAACTGGTCAAGGACATCCTCAACATTTAGTGcagcaacacagctgatcttgatGTCACCCAGTGACTGATGGAGCTGAGTGGTGCATCGTATCACCTAGCATCATGACCCCCCCCCACTATACCCCCCACACCATGCCCCACACCATACCCCACACCCTGCGCCACACCCTGCTcccacaccctgccccacaccATGCTCCCACACCATGCTCCCACACCCTGCTcccacaccctgccccacaccctgccccacaccctgctcccacaccatgctcccacaccctgccccacaccctgctcccacaccttgctccCACACCCTGCCCCACTCCGTGGGGTCAGTTGCAGCTATCTATAAAAGTTATAATTAAGACCAGGAGCAAAGATCTGGAGGGAACTCTTTATTTCTTAAAGGCATATTTCTCCGTGTGTGTTGAACCTGAGCATTACCTGAAGCTTCTCCAGGGTTGTTCTGAGGTCGTGAGAACGCAAcacacatttttatttatatttgtattaGTGAAAAATGTATTGTTTGTTTCAGTTTTGTTCTTATTTAAAGAGTAGTGACGTATGGAGAACAGGAAACAGTGGAGAACAGGGAACAGGAAGagagctaagccagtatgactcttTCTCTTGGAAAGAATATAAGGACAAGGAACATAGACACGACGGAGGGAAAATACGATACACAAACAAACGGGGACATAAGGgaacgaacgccgacctgcaagaagccagGCTTCTTCTGAGTCCAAGTGAATGGACTGAAGAAAAAGGAACAAAATCAAATCAAAGACTTTATTCATTAAAGTACCTTTAACTGAGCAAGTGCACATATAAAAATACATTAATTACATAAGAGTGTCAGAATAATCATAGCAAGTAAACATTCCTCCTTTTAGaataaaatttttttttaattggtagCAAGTTATACAAATTATTTCACTACTGGCTGGACTAAACTATAACATTCTGTTGTAGGCATGAAGTGAGTGACCTTTAGATAAGTATTAGAAAGCTGATATATTGGAAAGACCCAGTATATGACTCATAATTAGCATGATGCGACAATTATCAGTAAAACTAATTTGAAGGGAAAGAACTGAAGTTAtttggaaggtgatgaatggtaggggaggtggtgaatggtaggggaggtggtgaatggtaggggaggtggtgaatggtaggggaggtggtgaatggtaggggaggtggtgaatggtaggggaggtggtgaatggttggggaggtggtgaatggttggggaggtggtgaatggtaggggaggtggtgaatggtaggggaggtggtgaatggtaggggaggtggtgaatggtaggggaggtggtgaatggtaggggaggtgatgaatggtaggggaggtggtgaatggtaggggaggtggtgaatggtaggggaggtgatgaatggtaggggaggtggtgaatggtaggggaggtggtgaatggtaggggaggtggtgaatggtaggggaggtggtgaatgttaggggaggtggtgaatggtaggggaggtggtgaatggtaggggaggtggtgaatggtaggggaggtggtgaatggtaggggaggtggtgaatggttggggaggtggtgaatggtaggggaggtggtgaatggtaggggaggtggtgaatggtaggggaggtggtgaatggtaggggaggtggtgaatggtaggggaggtggtgaatggtaggggaggtggtgaatgcttggagaggtggtgaatggtaggggaggtggtgaatggtaggggaggtggtgaatggtaggggaggtggtgaatggtaggggaggtggtgaatggtaggggaggtggtgaatggtaggggaggtggtgaatggtaggggaggtggtgaatggtaggggaggtggtgaatgttaggggaggtggtgaatggtaggggaggtggtgaatggttggggaggtggtgaatggtaggggaggtggtgaatggtaggggaggaggtgaatggttggggaggtggtgaatggttggggaggaggtgaatggtaggggaggtggtgaatggttggggaggaggtgaatggtaggggaggtggtgaatggtaggggaggtggtgaatggtaggggaggtggtgaatggtaggggaggtggtgaatggtaggggaggtggtgaatggttggggaggaggtgaatggtaggggaggtggtgaatggtaggggagatggtgaatggtaggggaggaggtgaatgcttggggaggtggtgaatggtaggggaggtggtgaatggtaggggaggtggtgaatggtaggggaggtggtgaatggtaggggaggaggtgaatggtaggggaggtggtgaatggtaggggaggtggtgaatggtaggggaggaggtgaatggtaggggaggtggtgaatggtaggggaggtggtgaatggtaggggaggaggtgaatggtaggggaggtggtgaatggtaggggaggtggtgaatggtaggggaggaggtgaatgcttggggaggtggtgaatggttggggaggtggtgaatggtaggggaggtggtgaatggtaggggaggtggtgaatggtaggggaggtggtgaatggttggggaggtggtgaatgttaggggaggtggtgaatggtaggggaggtggtgaatggaagggaaggtggagaatggttatcttgagatcttgagattcttcttgagatgatttcgggactttagtgtccccgcggcccggtcctcgaccaggcctccacctcctggaagcagcccgtgacagctgactaacacccaggtacctacttaattTCCGGGTATACCAGGACTGGTCTGGTATACCCGGACTAGTCAGGTATACCAGGACCTGTATGCGGGTATGCAAGGCCCAGTTGGGTATACCAGACTTGCTCCTCTTCATTTCCTCTGGTATACTAGGACCAGTCAGGCATACCAGGACCAGGCGGGTATACCAGGACCAGGCGGGTATACCAGGACCAGTCGGGTATACCAGGACCAGTCAGGTATACCAGACCTGCTCTTCTTCATCTCCTCGGGTTTACCAGGATTAGTCGGGTATACCAGACCTGCTCTTCTTCATCTCCTCGGGTATACCAGGACTAGTCGGGTATACTAAGATCAGTCAGGTATACCAGATGtactcttcttctcctcctcgggTATATCATGACAAGTCGGGTATATCTGGACCAGTCGGGTATACCAGGATCTGTCGGGTATACCAGGACAAGTCAGGTATACCAGGATCAGTCGGGTATACCAGGACCAGTCGGGTATACCAGAACCAGTCGGATATACCAGAACCAGTCAGGTATACAAGGACCAGTCGGGTATATCAGGACCAGTCGGGTATACCAggatcccagcaaacaattttaggttgccacaacatgtctggaaagtatttgaaagtattggaaacgtttgttttatcgtatcagatacgatattgtgtgtggacttaaataggtttccaaaacttataaccaagacatatgtatctaacactaatttgagatgttgtggcaactttacactcctaacatgagtcattcataatccattcatataccaatatgaatctcttatgaaaggtttgagccaataatctgaactcttttcacatctttgtgtttaaagataaatttcttgaaattaaattatattttatattatattatttttattatattttatattatattattattttcaatttaaatattaaaaccaatttaagggtaaaaaaatctaataatttatatttcttttattatttactaacaattataattatttactaacggagagaggggtggCTGtatggcggagagtggcggctgtggcggacagtggcggatagtggcggcgggcggacagtggcggcggcgggcggacagtggcggcgggcggacagtggcggcgggcggacagtggcggcggtggcggatagtggcggcgggcggacagtggcggcggtggcggatagtggcggcgggcggacagtggcggcgggcggacagtggcggcgggcggacagtggcggctgtgggcggacagtggaggcggcgggcggacagtggtggcggcgggcggacagtggtggcggcgggcggacagtggtggcggcgggcggacagtggtggcggcgggcggacagtggtggcggtggcagacagtggtggcggtggcagacagtggtggcggtggcggacagtggtggcggtggcggatagtggcagcgggcggacagtggcggcgggcgaacagtggcggcggtggcggatagtggcggcgggcggacagtggcgtcgggcggacagtggcggcggtggcggatagtggcggcgggcggacagtggcggcggtggcggatagtggcggcgggcggacagtggcggcgggcggacagtggcggctgtggcggatagtggcggcgggcggaccgtggcggctttggcggcggtggtggacagtggcggcgggcggacagtggcggcggcgggcggacagtggcggcggcgggcggacagtggcggcggcgggtggacagtggcggcggcgggcgaacagtggcggcggcgggcggacagtggaggcggcgggcggacagtggaggcggcgggcggacagtggaggcggcgggcggac of the Procambarus clarkii isolate CNS0578487 chromosome 56, FALCON_Pclarkii_2.0, whole genome shotgun sequence genome contains:
- the LOC138353060 gene encoding uncharacterized protein; its protein translation is MLTLVPAQLCSTSTALVYQHSSGLPTQLWSTNTALVYQHSSGLPAQLWSTSTALVYQHSSGLPTQLWSTSTALVYQHSSSLPAQLWSTSTALVYQHSSGLPAQLWSTSTALVYQHSSGLPAQLWSTSTALVYQHSSGLPTQLWSTSTALVYQHSSGLPAQLWSTSTALVYQHSSGLPAQLWSTSTALVYQHSSGLPAQLWSTSTALVYQHSSGLPAQLWSTSTALVYQHSSGLPTQLWSTNTALVYQHSSGLPAQLWSTNTALVYQHSSGLPAQLWSTSTALVYQHSSGLPAQLWSTSTALVYQHSSGLPAQLWSTSTALVYQHSSGLPAQLWSTSTALVYQHSSGLPTQLWSTSTDSGTILQHLSDNLQVVLTPTQEDSEHGHVLWCVCFSDLLPVTPEARARVVVCLLQ